The Macaca nemestrina isolate mMacNem1 chromosome 12, mMacNem.hap1, whole genome shotgun sequence genome contains a region encoding:
- the LOC105468802 gene encoding methylosome subunit pICln gives MSFLKSFPPPGPAEGLLRQQPDTEAVLNGKGLGTGTLYIAESRLSWLDGSGLGFSLEYPTISLHALSRDRSDCLGEHLYVMVNAKFEEESKEPVADEEEEDSDDDVEPITEFRFVPSDKSALEAMFTAMCECQALHPDPEDEDSDDYDGEEYDVEAHEQGQGDIPTFYTYEEGLSHLTAEGQATLERLEGMLSQSVSSQYNMAGVRTEDSIRDYEDGMEVDTTPTVAGQFEDADVDH, from the exons ATGAGCTTCCTCAAAAGTTTCCCGCCGCCTGGGCCGGCGGAGGGGCTCCTGCGGCAACAACCAGACACCGAGGCTGTGCTGAACGGGAAGGGCCTCGGCACTGGTACCCTTTACATCGCTGAGAG CCGCCTGTCTTGGTTAGATGGTTCTGGATTAGGATTCTCACTGGAATACCCCACTATTAGTTTACATGCATTATCCAGGGACCGAAGTGACTGTCTAGGAGAGCATTTGTATGTTATGGTGAATGCCAAATTTGAAG aagaaTCAAAAGAACCTGTTGctgatgaagaagaggaagacagtgatgatgatgttgaACCTATTACTGAATTTAGATTTGTGCCTAGTGATAAATCAGCAT TGGAGGCAATGTTCACTGCAATGTGCGAGTGCCAGGCCTTGCATCCAGATCCTGAGGATGAGGATTCAGATGACTACGATGGAGAAGAATATGATGTAGAAGCACATG aACAAGGACAGGGGGACATCCCTACATTTTACACCTATGAAGAAGGATTATCCCATCTAACAGCAGAAGGCCAAGCCACATTGGAGAGATTAGAAGGAATGCTCTCTCAGTCTGTGAGCAGCCAGTATAATATGGCTGGGGTGAGGACAGAAGATTCAATAAGAGATTATGAAG